Proteins found in one Verrucomicrobiia bacterium genomic segment:
- the thrB gene encoding homoserine kinase: protein MRKPSVTVRVPATTANLGPGFDTLGIALKLHNQVSIRETDSLTVERIDGQKGSTSANAMAREAVDAFFRRSRGKPHGLQIEVKGEVPVSSGLGSSVTVRLGIVFALNELNDRPLGDTELLDLVTELEHHPDNAAPALFGGFVVSAMINGSVRYRRFNVPPALKFVVCVPEYEVSTEKARTLLPKMVPLRDAVENLNRVALITSIFATGDYSLLRGLFDDKLHQPYRKKLIPMLDEVIAGGVEAGALAGWLSGSGASIMCLAEQKEKAVAEAMANVFAKQQIRCETHILIADNDGTRVKRA, encoded by the coding sequence GTGAGAAAGCCTTCAGTCACTGTTCGCGTGCCCGCCACGACCGCCAACCTCGGTCCCGGCTTCGACACGCTCGGCATCGCGCTGAAGTTGCACAATCAGGTTTCCATCCGTGAAACCGACTCGCTGACAGTCGAGCGCATCGACGGACAGAAGGGATCGACCTCCGCCAACGCCATGGCGCGGGAGGCGGTGGACGCTTTTTTTCGTCGCAGCAGGGGAAAGCCACACGGCCTCCAGATTGAGGTCAAAGGCGAGGTACCTGTCTCCAGTGGTCTCGGCTCCAGCGTGACCGTACGTCTGGGCATTGTTTTCGCCCTCAACGAACTCAATGACCGTCCCCTCGGCGACACGGAGTTGCTAGATCTGGTCACCGAACTCGAGCATCACCCTGATAACGCAGCGCCCGCGTTGTTCGGAGGGTTCGTCGTCTCGGCGATGATCAACGGCTCGGTGCGCTACCGCCGCTTCAACGTCCCGCCGGCGCTGAAGTTCGTCGTCTGTGTACCCGAATACGAGGTCTCCACCGAGAAAGCCCGCACGCTGCTGCCGAAGATGGTGCCGTTACGGGACGCTGTCGAGAACCTGAACCGCGTCGCCCTCATCACGTCGATCTTCGCCACGGGCGATTACTCCCTTCTGCGCGGCCTGTTCGACGACAAGCTTCATCAGCCTTATCGCAAGAAACTCATTCCCATGCTCGACGAGGTCATCGCCGGCGGCGTGGAAGCCGGCGCGCTCGCCGGCTGGCTCAGCGGCTCGGGGGCCTCGATTATGTGCCTCGCGGAGCAAAAAGAAAAGGCCGTCGCCGAAGCCATGGCGAATGTGTTCGCCAAACAACAGATTCGCTGCGAGACCCACATCCTCATCGCCGATAACGACGGCACACGCGTCAAACGGGCGTGA
- a CDS encoding tetratricopeptide repeat protein — protein MPAEPATGRSPGTKTPFGTSDWLLALLLVAATFLAYFPVWHGLPIWDDGSYITRARFGSLDGLRRMWFEPGTTEHYYPLLDTVFWVQSKLWGGSTLGYHLVTIACHAAGALLVLKILRRLQVKGAWLAAAIFALHPVHVESVAWISELKNTMSGVFYLGAALAYLEFDETESLSWFAFTAVLFLSALLCKTTVVVWPFAMLVIVWWKHGRLSWKRNVLPLLPLLAFAAVDGYASVWVDRRVISGAVTQLQFPLMQRLVIAGHACWFYIGKLLWPVDLCPIYPRWQLGHATAADYLYPVGMLALLIGLWLLRNRTRAPLAAALFFVVTLLPVLGLISFSYFQFSFVADHFQYLASLGIITLIAAGGAHLQETCRSFSRPVWMGLWVAVLVALAGLTWSHSWVYTDVERFARATLARDPDSWAGHDFLGMVLTSQGKTAEAIDHFNKALQGNPRYALGHYNLGCALALQGKLTEAMQQYEQALQLQPDFVRAHYNLGCVLALQGNFDGAIEQYEDALRLKPDSIDAPEFHNNLGIALASSGKLDEAIEHFRQAVRLRPAFADAHANLGHAFSDQKKFDEAIEHYEQAVQLTPDSATSCEQLARLLVLRGGGNPADSTRAVQLAERACQLTENRQPVCLDTLAGAYAATRRFADATAMEERALELARAAGQTNLTREIQSHLKLYQDGLSREASGPANAPDH, from the coding sequence GGGATGACGGATCGTACATTACACGGGCGCGATTCGGCTCGTTGGACGGGTTGCGGCGGATGTGGTTTGAGCCTGGGACCACGGAGCACTACTATCCACTGCTCGACACGGTCTTCTGGGTTCAGTCAAAGCTTTGGGGTGGTTCCACGTTGGGCTACCACCTTGTTACCATTGCCTGTCATGCTGCGGGGGCCTTGCTGGTTTTGAAGATTCTGCGCCGTTTGCAGGTTAAAGGCGCATGGCTTGCGGCGGCGATCTTCGCGCTCCATCCGGTACACGTGGAATCCGTGGCCTGGATCAGCGAGCTGAAGAATACGATGTCGGGGGTTTTCTATCTCGGTGCGGCGCTGGCTTATCTGGAATTTGACGAAACAGAAAGCCTGTCGTGGTTCGCGTTCACTGCCGTATTGTTTCTCTCTGCACTGCTGTGCAAGACGACCGTGGTCGTCTGGCCGTTCGCGATGCTGGTGATCGTCTGGTGGAAACACGGGCGACTTTCCTGGAAGCGGAACGTGTTGCCCTTGCTCCCCTTGTTGGCATTCGCCGCGGTGGACGGATACGCGAGCGTTTGGGTGGATCGCCGGGTGATATCTGGAGCGGTCACACAACTGCAGTTCCCCCTTATGCAACGGCTTGTCATCGCTGGTCACGCCTGTTGGTTCTACATTGGCAAGCTGTTGTGGCCCGTCGACCTATGCCCCATTTATCCCCGCTGGCAATTGGGCCACGCGACAGCGGCGGACTACCTCTATCCAGTAGGTATGTTGGCCTTGTTGATCGGGTTGTGGTTACTGCGCAACCGTACTCGGGCGCCCCTCGCTGCAGCGCTATTCTTTGTTGTGACGCTCTTGCCGGTTCTCGGTCTGATTTCGTTCTCTTATTTTCAGTTTTCATTCGTGGCCGATCATTTCCAATACCTGGCGAGTTTGGGCATCATCACGCTGATAGCGGCCGGTGGCGCACATCTCCAGGAGACTTGCCGATCCTTCTCCCGTCCTGTGTGGATGGGCCTGTGGGTAGCCGTGTTGGTGGCGCTCGCGGGACTGACCTGGTCTCACAGTTGGGTATACACGGATGTGGAGAGGTTTGCCCGGGCCACGTTGGCCCGTGATCCTGATTCCTGGGCAGGTCACGATTTTTTGGGGATGGTGCTTACCTCTCAAGGAAAAACGGCGGAGGCGATCGACCACTTCAATAAGGCCCTGCAAGGAAACCCCCGCTATGCCCTGGGACATTACAATCTCGGTTGCGCGCTGGCTTTGCAGGGAAAGCTCACAGAAGCGATGCAGCAGTATGAACAGGCTTTGCAGTTGCAGCCCGACTTCGTCCGCGCCCACTACAACCTCGGGTGCGTTCTGGCCTTACAAGGAAATTTCGACGGGGCGATCGAGCAGTATGAAGATGCGCTACGGCTCAAGCCCGACTCGATCGACGCTCCCGAGTTTCATAATAATCTCGGCATCGCGCTGGCGTCCTCTGGAAAACTCGACGAAGCCATCGAGCATTTCCGGCAGGCCGTGCGACTGCGGCCTGCGTTCGCGGATGCCCACGCCAATCTGGGTCACGCCTTCAGTGATCAAAAAAAATTTGACGAAGCCATTGAGCACTACGAGCAAGCCGTGCAGCTGACCCCCGACTCCGCCACCTCCTGCGAGCAACTGGCCCGGCTGCTTGTCTTGCGGGGAGGCGGGAACCCGGCAGATTCTACACGTGCCGTTCAACTAGCCGAACGAGCCTGCCAGTTGACCGAGAACCGTCAACCTGTTTGCCTTGATACTTTGGCGGGTGCATACGCCGCCACCCGAAGATTTGCGGACGCTACTGCGATGGAAGAGAGGGCGCTTGAATTAGCACGCGCTGCTGGCCAAACTAATCTGACCAGAGAGATACAAAGTCACCTAAAACTCTATCAGGATGGTCTTTCTCGCGAGGCCTCCGGCCCGGCAAACGCACCCGATCATTGA